The following are from one region of the Planctomonas sp. JC2975 genome:
- the dnaN gene encoding DNA polymerase III subunit beta produces MRFQANRDVLSEAVSFTVKLLPQRTTLPILSGILITTTDSGISLSAFDYEVSAQTEISANVEEPGTVLVSGRLLAEIASKLPNAPVTFATDDNRIVVTCGTASFTLLSMPVEEYPTLPQIDGESGLVPAGDFSEAVSQVAVAASRDDVTPVITGVQLEITENRLSLVATDRYRVAVREIDWDGSLGQTESSTALVPARTLQEIGKTFGHDGTISVTLVSKDDRELIAFTAEKKTVTSLLIKGNFPPVKRLFPENVNNYAVVNTADLIEATRRVSLVLEREAALRFSFSSDGLTLEAIGSEQAQASESIDALLTGPDTVVSLKPQFLLDGLGAVHSEYVRISFTKTDNPNKPGPVLITSQTSKEQAGSDSYRYLLQPNLLLR; encoded by the coding sequence CTGCCCATCCTCAGTGGAATCCTCATCACGACGACAGATTCCGGAATCTCGTTGTCTGCCTTCGACTACGAGGTCTCAGCTCAGACGGAGATCTCCGCGAACGTGGAAGAACCGGGAACGGTGCTGGTCTCCGGTCGCCTGCTCGCCGAGATCGCGTCCAAGTTGCCGAATGCACCTGTGACCTTCGCCACGGATGACAATCGCATCGTCGTTACGTGCGGCACCGCGAGCTTCACCCTGCTGTCTATGCCTGTAGAGGAATATCCGACGCTCCCGCAGATAGACGGTGAGTCCGGGCTGGTCCCGGCCGGCGACTTCTCCGAAGCCGTTTCCCAGGTCGCCGTCGCCGCATCGAGGGACGACGTGACGCCCGTGATCACAGGTGTCCAGCTCGAAATCACCGAGAACCGACTCAGCCTGGTCGCCACAGACCGTTATCGCGTCGCTGTGCGCGAGATCGACTGGGATGGATCGCTTGGGCAGACAGAGTCCTCTACTGCACTCGTTCCAGCGCGTACCCTGCAGGAGATCGGAAAGACCTTCGGTCACGACGGCACGATCAGCGTGACGCTCGTCTCCAAGGACGATCGCGAGCTCATCGCCTTTACCGCTGAGAAGAAGACCGTCACATCGCTTCTGATCAAGGGCAACTTCCCGCCCGTGAAACGACTCTTCCCCGAGAACGTCAACAACTACGCCGTCGTGAACACGGCCGATCTCATCGAAGCCACGCGTCGTGTGTCGCTCGTACTCGAGCGAGAGGCCGCCCTGCGGTTCTCGTTCTCCAGCGACGGCCTCACACTCGAGGCGATCGGATCGGAGCAAGCACAAGCATCCGAGAGCATCGACGCTCTCCTCACCGGACCGGACACCGTCGTCTCGCTCAAGCCCCAGTTCCTGCTGGACGGCCTCGGCGCCGTGCACTCGGAATACGTGCGCATCTCGTTCACGAAGACCGACAATCCCAACAAGCCTGGTCCCGTGCTCATCACGAGCCAGACCAGCAAGGAGCAGGCGGGGAGCGACAGCTACCGTTATCTGCTGCAGCCGAACCTGCTGTTGCGCTGA
- the gnd gene encoding phosphogluconate dehydrogenase (NAD(+)-dependent, decarboxylating), which translates to MHIGLIGLGKMGNNMRARLERKGIEVTGFDTNPDISDVATLADLVSALPAPRTVWVMVPAGEITDGVVNDLAGLLEAGDLVIDGGNSKFTEDFKHSELLGKTGVDFMDAGVSGGVWGLDNGYGLMVGGSAAQVERVMPVFDALRPEGPRDEGFVHVGEVGAGHYAKMVHNGIEYALMQAYAEGYELLDTRKDIIKDVTGTFKAWQRGTVVRSWLLDLLVRALEQDPEFEHIEGYVQDSGEGRWTVEEGLNNAVPMPTISASIFARFVSRQEDSPAMKAVAALRNQFGGHAVKAVD; encoded by the coding sequence ATGCACATCGGTCTCATCGGTCTCGGAAAGATGGGCAACAACATGCGTGCGCGCCTCGAGCGCAAGGGCATCGAGGTCACGGGCTTCGACACGAACCCGGATATCTCCGACGTTGCAACGCTCGCGGACCTGGTTTCCGCGTTGCCCGCACCCCGCACCGTCTGGGTGATGGTCCCAGCGGGCGAGATCACCGATGGCGTCGTCAACGATCTGGCAGGTCTCCTCGAGGCGGGCGACCTGGTCATCGACGGTGGAAACTCCAAGTTCACCGAAGACTTCAAGCACTCCGAACTGCTCGGCAAGACCGGCGTCGACTTCATGGATGCCGGTGTCTCCGGCGGCGTGTGGGGACTCGACAACGGCTACGGCCTGATGGTGGGCGGCAGTGCCGCCCAGGTCGAGCGCGTCATGCCGGTCTTCGACGCGCTTCGTCCGGAGGGTCCGCGTGACGAGGGATTCGTCCATGTCGGCGAGGTCGGCGCGGGACACTACGCGAAGATGGTGCACAACGGCATCGAATACGCGTTGATGCAGGCATACGCCGAGGGGTATGAACTCCTCGACACCCGCAAGGACATCATCAAAGACGTCACCGGTACGTTCAAAGCATGGCAGCGCGGCACCGTGGTGCGCTCATGGCTGCTCGATCTGCTGGTTCGAGCGCTCGAACAGGATCCGGAGTTCGAGCACATCGAGGGTTACGTGCAGGATTCCGGCGAGGGCCGCTGGACCGTCGAAGAGGGTCTGAACAACGCCGTCCCGATGCCGACGATCAGCGCGTCGATTTTCGCCAGGTTCGTCTCGCGCCAAGAGGACTCTCCCGCCATGAAGGCCGTCGCTGCGCTTCGCAACCAGTTCGGTGGCCACGCCGTCAAGGCCGTCGACTGA
- the recF gene encoding DNA replication/repair protein RecF, with amino-acid sequence MRVTHLSLTDFRNYAHAEVEIAAGPNLFVGRNGQGKTNLVESLVYVSTGSSHRTPVDAAMIRQDCSAAVVRARLEHDGRAVMLELQLNRGSANKAMVNRSPSRPRELVRYLSTVLFAPEDLALVRGEPAIRRRLLDTVLVQRTPRLAGVLADYDRVLRQRNTLLKSARASGVRGSALSTLDVWDERLVALGSEIIDERSDLVDKLRQPVRDAYRSVAGDDHDPRLVPLLSVDGAAPDEDGDSASEPDTDGSAGGSGTTNERFAAAIARLRPRELDRGVTLVGPHRDDVRFELNGLPAKGYASHGESWSFALSLRLASAQLLREHSTTGDPVLILDDVFAELDQTRRARLAASVHDFEQVLVTSAVLDDVPAELRAHTVHIRAGRVIDAAEAGSDAGPQPSDHSEADEAS; translated from the coding sequence ATGAGGGTTACGCATTTGTCGCTGACCGACTTCCGCAACTACGCGCATGCCGAAGTCGAAATCGCGGCTGGTCCGAATCTGTTCGTGGGACGAAACGGGCAAGGCAAGACGAATCTCGTCGAGTCGCTCGTCTACGTCTCCACCGGCTCGTCGCATCGGACGCCTGTCGATGCGGCCATGATTCGACAGGACTGCTCCGCTGCGGTCGTTCGCGCCCGGCTCGAGCACGATGGCAGAGCCGTGATGCTGGAGCTTCAGCTCAACAGGGGGTCGGCGAACAAGGCGATGGTCAACCGGTCACCGTCTCGTCCTCGCGAACTCGTTCGCTATTTGTCCACGGTCCTGTTCGCGCCAGAGGACCTCGCGCTGGTGCGCGGTGAGCCGGCCATCCGTCGGCGTCTCCTCGACACGGTGCTCGTGCAGCGCACCCCGCGCCTCGCGGGCGTGCTCGCCGATTACGATCGTGTGCTTCGTCAGCGCAACACCCTTCTCAAGTCGGCCAGGGCATCAGGGGTGCGCGGGTCGGCGCTGTCCACCCTGGATGTCTGGGACGAACGGCTCGTCGCCCTCGGCTCGGAGATCATCGACGAGCGCTCCGACCTCGTCGACAAATTGCGGCAGCCTGTGCGGGATGCCTATCGGTCCGTGGCCGGCGACGATCACGACCCACGGCTGGTCCCCCTTCTCTCGGTCGACGGCGCGGCTCCGGATGAAGACGGCGACTCTGCATCCGAACCGGATACTGACGGCTCGGCCGGCGGATCAGGGACGACGAACGAGCGGTTCGCGGCAGCGATCGCGCGCCTGCGGCCGCGGGAGTTGGACCGCGGCGTGACCCTCGTCGGCCCGCACCGGGACGATGTGCGCTTCGAACTGAACGGACTGCCGGCCAAGGGCTACGCGAGCCATGGCGAATCGTGGTCGTTCGCGCTCTCGCTGCGGCTGGCATCCGCACAACTGCTGCGCGAGCACTCGACCACGGGCGATCCGGTGCTGATTCTGGACGACGTGTTCGCGGAACTCGACCAGACGCGACGGGCGCGGCTGGCGGCATCCGTGCACGATTTCGAACAGGTGCTCGTCACATCGGCCGTGCTCGACGACGTGCCGGCGGAACTCCGGGCGCATACCGTGCACATTCGGGCCGGCCGCGTGATCGACGCGGCTGAAGCGGGATCGGATGCCGGCCCTCAGCCTTCTGATCACAGTGAGGCCGACGAGGCGTCATGA
- a CDS encoding DciA family protein, whose product MSEASNFYRHLKELFGTDPGRGRRRTDRADRRDSRNASQPFDPGREPHGLGRLMDSLADELGWNSPLAKSELMAAWSEVVGEETAKHSDPVGVEGGVLTVRCDSTSWATQLRIMRGELLLHIERRYPDAGVESIRFLGPDVPTWKRGPRSVPGRGPRDTYG is encoded by the coding sequence ATGAGCGAGGCGTCCAACTTCTACCGTCACCTGAAGGAGCTCTTCGGAACGGACCCGGGCAGGGGACGGCGACGAACGGATCGTGCCGACAGACGTGATTCGAGGAACGCCAGCCAGCCGTTCGACCCGGGCCGTGAGCCTCACGGGCTCGGCCGTCTCATGGACTCGCTCGCCGACGAGCTCGGCTGGAACTCGCCGCTGGCCAAGTCCGAGCTGATGGCTGCGTGGTCGGAAGTGGTGGGCGAGGAGACGGCGAAGCACTCGGATCCGGTGGGCGTCGAGGGCGGCGTGCTCACTGTGCGATGCGACTCGACGAGTTGGGCGACACAGCTGCGCATCATGCGCGGAGAGCTGCTGCTGCACATCGAACGCCGGTATCCCGACGCGGGTGTGGAAAGTATCCGGTTTTTGGGGCCGGACGTCCCCACCTGGAAACGCGGCCCCAGGTCGGTTCCAGGGCGTGGCCCACGCGACACCTACGGTTAA
- the gyrB gene encoding DNA topoisomerase (ATP-hydrolyzing) subunit B — translation MTTEPNTAGTDNNYGASQIQVLEGLEAVRKRPGMYIGSTGPRGLHHLVTEIVDNAVDEYLAGYGDHINVTLTEDGAVRVVDNARGIPVDIHQPEGISTVELVLTVLHAGGKFGGGAYAVSGGLHGVGSSVVNALSSRLEVEVKNQGHVWRQSYHDGVPDAPLERGEETSDTGTTITFWPSATIFETTEFDYDTLRTRFQQYAFLNKGLTISLWDKREREVLDEEGELAPDRNDTFLYQRGLEDYVEYLNSAKRADVVNDEIISFESEDTERKIALEVAMQWTTAYTESVHTYANTINTHEGGTHEEGFRAALTTLVNRYAREKGILKERDDNLSGDDVREGLTAVISVKLAEPQFEGQTKTKLGNTEAKAFVQKVVGDQLGDWFDRNPNQAKEIIRKAIQAASARVAARKARDTARRKGLLEGGGMPGKLSDCSSRNPAESEIFLVEGDSAGGSAKQGRNPATQAILPLRGKILNVEKARLDRALANAEVQAMITAFGTGIGEDFNGEKARYHKIVLMADADVDGQHITTLLLTLLFRYMRPLIEMGYVYLAQPPLYRLKWSNSDHQFVYSDRERDALLADGLAAGKRIPKDNGIQRYKGLGEMSYQELWETTMDPETRTLLQVTMDDAAAADETFATLMGEDVESRRHFIQKNAKDVRFLDI, via the coding sequence ATGACGACAGAACCGAATACGGCTGGAACCGACAACAACTACGGCGCAAGCCAGATTCAGGTTCTCGAAGGACTCGAGGCGGTCCGCAAACGGCCGGGCATGTACATCGGCTCGACCGGTCCCCGAGGACTTCACCACCTCGTCACCGAGATCGTGGACAACGCCGTCGACGAGTATCTCGCCGGCTACGGCGACCACATCAACGTGACCCTGACCGAGGACGGCGCCGTGCGTGTGGTGGACAACGCGCGCGGCATCCCGGTCGACATCCACCAGCCGGAAGGCATCTCGACCGTCGAGCTCGTGCTGACTGTGCTGCACGCCGGCGGCAAGTTCGGCGGCGGCGCGTACGCGGTTTCCGGCGGTCTCCACGGCGTCGGCTCGTCGGTGGTCAATGCGCTGTCCAGCCGCCTCGAGGTCGAGGTGAAGAACCAGGGCCACGTGTGGAGGCAGAGCTACCACGACGGCGTCCCGGATGCTCCGCTCGAGCGGGGCGAGGAAACCAGCGACACCGGAACCACGATCACGTTCTGGCCGAGCGCCACGATCTTCGAGACGACCGAGTTCGACTACGACACGCTCCGCACTCGGTTCCAGCAGTACGCGTTCCTCAACAAGGGACTCACCATCTCGCTGTGGGACAAGCGCGAGCGCGAGGTGCTCGATGAAGAAGGCGAGCTCGCGCCGGACCGCAACGACACATTCCTCTATCAGCGTGGCCTCGAGGACTACGTCGAGTACCTCAACTCGGCGAAGCGTGCGGATGTCGTCAACGACGAGATCATCTCGTTCGAGTCCGAAGACACCGAGCGCAAGATCGCACTCGAGGTCGCGATGCAGTGGACGACCGCTTACACGGAGAGCGTCCACACCTACGCCAACACCATCAACACGCACGAGGGTGGAACCCACGAAGAGGGTTTCCGTGCCGCGCTGACGACGCTGGTAAACCGGTATGCGCGGGAGAAGGGCATCCTGAAGGAGCGCGACGACAACCTGTCGGGCGATGACGTGCGCGAGGGCCTGACCGCGGTGATCTCGGTGAAGCTCGCCGAGCCGCAGTTCGAGGGTCAGACCAAGACGAAGCTCGGCAACACCGAGGCGAAGGCGTTCGTGCAGAAGGTCGTCGGCGACCAGCTCGGCGACTGGTTCGACCGCAATCCCAACCAGGCCAAGGAGATCATCCGCAAGGCGATCCAGGCCGCCAGTGCACGAGTCGCCGCTCGCAAGGCGCGGGACACTGCCCGGCGCAAGGGTCTCCTCGAGGGTGGCGGGATGCCCGGCAAGCTGTCCGACTGCTCCAGCCGCAATCCCGCCGAGAGCGAGATCTTCCTCGTCGAGGGTGACTCGGCAGGCGGATCCGCGAAGCAAGGACGCAATCCGGCGACGCAGGCGATCCTGCCGCTGCGGGGCAAGATCCTGAATGTCGAGAAGGCACGACTGGACCGTGCACTGGCGAACGCTGAGGTGCAGGCGATGATCACCGCCTTCGGCACAGGTATCGGCGAGGACTTCAACGGAGAGAAGGCCAGGTATCACAAGATCGTGCTGATGGCCGATGCGGATGTCGACGGCCAGCACATCACGACCCTGCTGCTCACCCTCTTGTTCAGGTACATGCGACCGCTGATCGAGATGGGATACGTCTACCTCGCCCAGCCGCCGCTCTACCGGCTCAAGTGGTCCAACTCCGATCACCAGTTCGTGTATTCGGATCGAGAGCGTGATGCCCTGCTCGCGGACGGCCTGGCCGCCGGCAAGCGGATCCCGAAGGACAACGGCATCCAGCGCTACAAGGGTCTCGGCGAGATGAGCTATCAGGAGCTGTGGGAGACCACGATGGATCCGGAGACCCGCACGCTGCTCCAGGTCACCATGGATGATGCGGCCGCGGCCGACGAGACGTTCGCCACCCTCATGGGCGAAGACGTCGAGTCACGCCGCCACTTCATCCAGAAGAACGCGAAGGATGTGCGGTTCCTCGACATCTGA